In one window of Blattabacterium sp. (Cryptocercus punctulatus) str. Cpu DNA:
- a CDS encoding 5'-3' exonuclease H3TH domain-containing protein, whose amino-acid sequence MNNKKLFLIDTYTILYQGYYAYINNPLCTSKGLNTSPIFNFTYLLINTLNEEKPFYMAAIFDSSKKTIRKKEYHKYKAHRKKTPKDISIAIPYVINILKSFSISFFYAKYGYEADDLIGTIAKKAEKKGYIIYIITLDKDFFQLVTKNIKILRPPFKGNPKKILGIEEIKEKFGVKNPKQVIDLWSMMGDNSDNIPGLPGIGEKNARKFIQKYGTLENFLNSTHDLSGKIKKNIEENKELGFLSKRLVTIVTNIPLFYFHDEKFYIKKPNWNSIEKIFLELEFRILLKKAYQYFLFRMK is encoded by the coding sequence ATGAATAATAAAAAATTATTTTTAATAGATACATATACAATCCTTTATCAAGGATATTATGCATATATAAATAATCCTCTTTGTACTTCTAAAGGCCTAAATACTTCTCCTATCTTTAATTTTACTTATTTGTTGATTAATACCCTTAATGAAGAAAAACCTTTCTATATGGCTGCAATTTTTGATAGCAGTAAAAAAACTATTCGTAAAAAAGAATATCATAAATATAAAGCTCATAGAAAAAAAACACCAAAAGATATTTCTATTGCTATTCCTTATGTGATAAATATTTTAAAATCTTTTAGTATTTCCTTTTTTTATGCTAAATATGGCTACGAAGCAGATGATCTTATCGGAACTATAGCAAAAAAAGCAGAAAAAAAAGGATATATAATTTATATAATTACTTTAGATAAAGATTTTTTCCAACTTGTTACAAAAAATATAAAAATTTTAAGACCGCCTTTTAAAGGAAATCCAAAAAAAATATTAGGTATTGAAGAAATAAAAGAAAAATTTGGGGTAAAAAACCCAAAACAAGTTATAGATTTATGGAGTATGATGGGGGATAATTCGGATAATATTCCAGGACTACCAGGAATAGGAGAAAAAAATGCTAGAAAATTTATTCAAAAGTATGGAACTCTTGAAAATTTTTTAAATTCCACTCATGATCTTAGTGGAAAAATTAAAAAAAATATTGAAGAAAATAAAGAATTAGGTTTTTTATCTAAAAGATTAGTAACTATTGTTACTAATATTCCTCTTTTTTATTTTCATGATGAAAAATTTTATATAAAAAAACCAAATTGGAATTCCATAGAAAAAATATTTTTGGAATTAGAATTTCGAATATTATTAAAAAAGGCCTATCAATATTTTCTTTTTAGAATGAAATAA
- a CDS encoding porin produces MKKIKTIFFFLLLVFFYPFDGIHSKIKKNIEKNEDRNLNMYIDFISNISSKVEKEVFDGGIFSEEFLKLDLIGKANENIDYRFVQKINLYPESYNIDTKMDIAYLKCKLNNQLSFLIGKQPISFGSMEYNSKALQVYKYPDIYKNEENPIGINFIYTPKKNHEFRFQIVNHLNKENNSIQSHPMGYSLNWNWNLLHNKIQNRWSYSIFKEMVKDHFWKVLALGSKLDFKPISLESDYILSDEDIEKNRYFTQIFSSLTKEVSSIKYGTYLLKFKYNFIPRWNLFAKGVYELGRSKKEINKIIGKNQLFKKGYTYYGGIEYQPIKHNEDLNLYFVYQRKNVKYMDIVEQENKNNHFISLGLSYRVKLF; encoded by the coding sequence ATGAAAAAAATAAAAACTATCTTTTTTTTTCTTCTTTTAGTTTTTTTCTATCCTTTTGATGGTATACATAGCAAAATAAAAAAAAACATAGAAAAAAATGAAGATCGGAATTTGAACATGTATATAGATTTTATTAGTAATATTTCTTCTAAAGTTGAAAAAGAGGTTTTTGATGGAGGAATTTTTTCTGAAGAATTTTTGAAATTAGACTTGATAGGAAAGGCCAATGAAAATATTGATTATCGTTTTGTACAAAAAATTAATCTGTATCCTGAATCTTATAATATTGATACAAAAATGGATATAGCTTATTTGAAATGCAAACTCAATAATCAACTATCTTTTTTGATAGGGAAACAACCAATTTCTTTTGGAAGTATGGAATATAATTCAAAAGCTCTTCAGGTATATAAGTATCCAGATATATACAAAAATGAGGAGAATCCTATTGGGATAAATTTTATTTATACTCCAAAAAAAAATCATGAATTTCGATTTCAAATTGTAAATCATTTGAATAAGGAAAATAATTCAATTCAAAGTCATCCTATGGGATATTCTTTGAATTGGAATTGGAATTTATTACATAATAAAATCCAAAATAGATGGTCATATTCTATTTTTAAAGAGATGGTAAAGGATCACTTTTGGAAAGTTTTAGCATTGGGAAGTAAATTAGATTTCAAACCTATTTCTCTGGAATCAGATTATATATTGAGTGATGAAGATATAGAAAAAAATAGATATTTTACACAAATTTTTAGTTCCCTTACCAAGGAGGTATCCTCTATAAAATATGGAACATATTTACTTAAATTTAAATACAACTTTATTCCAAGATGGAACTTATTTGCGAAAGGTGTGTATGAACTAGGAAGATCTAAAAAAGAAATTAATAAAATTATTGGAAAAAATCAATTATTCAAAAAGGGATATACTTATTATGGTGGTATAGAATATCAACCTATTAAACATAATGAGGATCTAAATTTATATTTTGTATATCAAAGAAAAAATGTAAAATATATGGATATAGTTGAACAAGAAAACAAAAATAATCATTTTATTTCTTTAGGATTGAGTTATCGTGTGAAGTTATTTTAA
- the nadD gene encoding nicotinate (nicotinamide) nucleotide adenylyltransferase, with product MKIGLYFGSFNPIHLGHIIIANHIVEFLDIDHIWFVVSPQNPLKKKTNLLDYVHRVKMLRIAVFGYKKMSVLDIESGCSPSYTINTLYVIEKKYPKDKFTIIIGIDTLYSIKKWKNYKIILNKYDIFVYPRIGTFSNYNHFFIPIKHNKNIFLKAPIIEISSSFIRNSIQKGKNMNHLLQTEVWKYIKKHNFYRTKN from the coding sequence ATGAAAATAGGACTTTATTTTGGATCCTTTAACCCGATTCATTTAGGACATATTATTATTGCTAACCATATAGTAGAATTTTTAGATATAGATCATATTTGGTTCGTAGTCTCTCCACAAAATCCACTAAAAAAAAAAACGAATCTTTTAGATTATGTTCATAGAGTTAAAATGCTTCGTATAGCCGTTTTCGGTTATAAAAAAATGAGTGTTCTAGATATAGAATCTGGATGTTCCCCTTCTTATACAATTAATACACTTTATGTTATAGAAAAAAAATATCCTAAAGATAAATTTACTATCATTATAGGAATAGATACTTTATATTCTATCAAAAAATGGAAAAATTATAAAATAATTTTAAATAAATATGATATTTTTGTATACCCTCGTATTGGTACTTTCTCTAACTATAATCATTTTTTTATTCCTATTAAACATAATAAAAATATTTTTTTGAAAGCGCCAATTATTGAAATATCTTCTTCTTTCATTCGAAATTCTATTCAAAAAGGAAAGAATATGAACCATTTACTTCAAACAGAAGTTTGGAAGTATATAAAAAAACATAATTTTTATAGAACAAAAAATTAG